From the Aspergillus puulaauensis MK2 DNA, chromosome 1, nearly complete sequence genome, the window TATCCTTTGCGGACGATGTAATAATCACATATCATGACACCTGCAATGGCCGACAGGAAGATGGAATAGGCGGATAGATATGTAGTGAATTCATTGGAACCGGATACCAGGTTCCACTACCAATTACATATGTTAGCTCAAACCACTGAAAACAAGGAAATATTACATACCGGACAAATGGCCAATCCAAGGGCCGCACAAATGTAGCTACCTCGTCTGATGTTTATGTATCGAGGAAGTAAAGCGGTCATGTCCGTGCCAGCAGAGACCGAGTTGGCGGAAATATTGGTGCCCAGTTGAGCGAGAGCAAACCCAAGCCCAATAACAAAGATGCCAAAGCGCTCGGCTGAACTGGCTCCCTCAAGGAATCTTCCCAGAAGATCAAGGGGGTTCCAGATCGCGGGCCCGCCAAAAATGACagacgatgaggaggatgcaATGATACCAATGAACGAAGTAACACCAAACCCAATCGGGATGGTAAACAGCTGCGCCCATAGGGCATCCTTGGGCTTCCGTGCGAATCGAGAAAAGTCTGGATCGTTCATAATCAAAGCAGCGAAGTTTCCCATGCAACTCATGAGCGCTTTTATGACGGCCCAAGCCAGCACACTTCCCTGAGCTGTATTAGGCTGATGAACAATCGGGCCAAGCCCATTGGCGCGAGAGATAGCCCATGCGAAGAAAGCAATAGCAGCAATGGGGGAGTAGATGGACTTGACGGTAAAAAGATGGCGGAGTTGATGAACTGGAAACCAAAGAGCGGGCAACGACATCaaccagaagaggaagaaactcaGGAAGTTCATCGTGTTAACACCGGAGCTTTCGGGAATGCCATTAGGCAGATTTATGTAACTTGGCCAAATTGCCCGAATCATCAGTGTGACACATTGACCTAGAAGGATGATGTTAGATGTCAAACACTAGGATCGGAAGCCATGCTTTCTCACCTCCAATATATCCCTGCACACCATACCAAATAATAGCCATAACCGTGCGGTTCAGCACCGGCCATAGCGAGCCCCAGACCCCAAACGATGACCGGCAAACGACGGGGAAAGATATATGATAGACGGCACCAATGCGGCCGGTCAAACAGACAAAGCAGGCAGCGAGGAAGTAACCGACCCAGACGCATATCCATGATTGCCACCAGGACAAACCATCAACAATcatcgaggaggaaatcatccATGTGTTCTAAGCGGCCCAATATTAGCTGTGCCGCATTGGATGTTGGGCATCGTGGTAAACTCACAATGTTCAGAGAGTCTGCGATCCAGAAAGTGATGAAGTTGTACCACCTCCATTGGCGGCGTTCGGGCTCGACTGTTGTTGACAGTTAGGTTCTCCCGCGTAGGTTTCGGGAGCATTCCGGTGTTCACCTGGTCGCAAGTCATAGttcgtcaacatcaactgCACATTTGTCAACCCCGGCTCTGATTCCACCTCGAGTTTCTTGATCCATCGCTTGATCTCAGGCATTTTAGCCTAGATGTGAGAGAAGGACTGGTGATGAAAAGAAACTCGTAAGAGGGCTAGTTAAGTGATGCAACAGAAGTGAAGTGCCTGATGTAATCAAAAGTGAATGGCTAAAAGAGGGTGTCATCAAGAATAATGACGCAAGAACTCAACCACGGAAGGCCCAAGTTTATTCTTGACAGCCAGATCCGGAAACGGATAGATGTTTAAGACAGGTCATTTGAAGGGCTCGGGACAATGGGGAGATATGAAATATAAAGGAAGGAGCTACAGTCTCAAAGGCCCATCACCAAATCGTCATATCATCTGGGCACACTTGGTGCATCCAACCAGCcacagagctggagatggagctATCGTGATAACGAGCCACGGGAATTGGCCCGAAGAAGAGCGTCCAAGACCGCGATCGGCCACGCCGCCTCTGGCATGGTTGGCCGTTATCACCCTCCATGAGGATGAAGTTGGTTTTCATTGCTCTAATCGGGCGACTAACAGGGCTGGTGAGCGACTGTTATCAGCGCCAGTGGACCTGGCGTCACTCCGCATTTTGAGCTCTGGCCAGTCACAGACAGTGAATGGGCCGCTTTCATGCAACGGGGCGTATCTTGTCCGTGGGTGAGTGCACTGTCCGCTGACTCGATCTGATCGAGTAAAAGATATGTTATCGACATGTGCTTCAGCGGCGTTTTGTCTGATAACCTTGATCCACTTATGGTTTGATCTTGCCCTGGATCTCGAAGCCGCGAGCTTCCCCTTTCCGTCACATGACTTTTCACGTGGGAGATCTCGACCTTCCCCCCGGCTTCGGAGTTCTTAACCTTTTCCGGAGATTAGATAGCTTACGAGAAAGATTTGGTTGTACGTAGTCTAGTAGTTAACAAGTAGAATTTATATTCCTATAATATACAGAACTACCCCTTATTCCACTTTCCAAACTTCATATAGTCGTCATACAGTGTCTTGAACATTGCCCGTCCTGAGATATCCAGCCCAGCATTCAGCGCTCGCATTGTATCACGTGACATCACGTCTAGCACCGAGTATAGCCCTGGTAAGAGGGCCGCCTTCACATCGGGATGAAGAGCACTGCGGAGAGAGCTCTGGGCATAATCCATAATCAAGTACTGTAGATATTGTCCTGCAATCTGCTTGGCCTTCTTTGTCTGGTCCGTCAGACCTTCATGCCCAGCACCCCCAGGCGTTGGACGTGAGACGGCAGAAACCGTCGGGTCACAGAGAGAAGTGAGAAGGCGAGTGAACTGTGTGGCATGCGCAGCATTCAGTTTGGAGA encodes:
- a CDS encoding nucleobase cation symporter-1 family protein (COG:F,H;~EggNog:ENOG410PHPC;~InterPro:IPR038271,IPR012681,IPR001248;~PFAM:PF02133;~TransMembrane:12 (i43-62o74-93i130-152o172-191i198-217o237-257i278-308o328-348i369-387o399-418i445-464o476-496i);~go_component: GO:0016020 - membrane [Evidence IEA];~go_function: GO:0022857 - transmembrane transporter activity [Evidence IEA];~go_process: GO:0055085 - transmembrane transport [Evidence IEA]): MPEIKRWIKKLEVESEPGLTNVQLMLTNYDLRPVEPERRQWRWYNFITFWIADSLNINTWMISSSMIVDGLSWWQSWICVWVGYFLAACFVCLTGRIGAVYHISFPVVCRSSFGVWGSLWPVLNRTVMAIIWYGVQGYIGGQCVTLMIRAIWPSYINLPNGIPESSGVNTMNFLSFFLFWLMSLPALWFPVHQLRHLFTVKSIYSPIAAIAFFAWAISRANGLGPIVHQPNTAQGSVLAWAVIKALMSCMGNFAALIMNDPDFSRFARKPKDALWAQLFTIPIGFGVTSFIGIIASSSSSVIFGGPAIWNPLDLLGRFLEGASSAERFGIFVIGLGFALAQLGTNISANSVSAGTDMTALLPRYINIRRGSYICAALGLAICPWNLVSGSNEFTTYLSAYSIFLSAIAGVMICDYYIVRKGYLIVGDLYSGEKDSVYRFQYGFSWRAYASYLSGIMINIVGFAGEVGREVPVGAQYIYNINYISGFIVSFVMYYVLTRLFPIVATSDTWNEVDTNLDTEGQEIDEEDIHTTGKPVGFGTSTSQEFKGAKAGSAGV